The following are from one region of the Girardinichthys multiradiatus isolate DD_20200921_A chromosome 9, DD_fGirMul_XY1, whole genome shotgun sequence genome:
- the pole4 gene encoding DNA polymerase epsilon subunit 4 — MAAAVEAPVPAEQDPALCGSEGETRGAEVEEKSQPHKGSTGPAVPHSRLSKLPLARIKALMKTDPDVSLASQESVFIIAKATELFVEMIAKDALVYAQQGKRKTLQRKDLDNAIEAIDEFAFLEGTLD; from the exons ATGGCAGCTGCCGTAGAAGCGCCTGTCCCAGCGGAGCAGGACCCTGCGCTGTGCGGTAGTGAGGGGGAGACCCGCGGGGCcgaggtggaggagaagagccAGCCCCACAAAGGCTCCACCGGGCCCGCCGTGCCCCACAGCCGCTTGTCCAAACTCCCGCTGGCCCGCATCAAAGCACTAATGAAAACAGACCCAGACGTGTCCCTGGCCAGCCAAGAGTCTGTGTTCATCATCGCTAAAGCCACG GAGTTGTTCGTTGAGATGATTGCCAAAGATGCTCTTGTGTACGCCCAGCAAGGAAAGAGGAAAACATTACAAAGAAAAGACCTGG ACAATGCTATTGAGGCTATAGATGAGTTTGCCTTCCTAGAAG GCACGCTAGATTAA